Proteins from a single region of Nocardiopsis dassonvillei subsp. dassonvillei DSM 43111:
- a CDS encoding thioester domain-containing protein: MSISSLPRTVGRTGLAATAAAFLAFGLAAPAAADPAETYDGAVRGKYIGNAENGADVRMTGETIGTRLFNLELEDGTVLTTYCIDFETQIRGGAFYNEDDWANYPGKGEFAAPAKVHWILQNAYPALSAEELGAAAGVEGLSQRDALGATQAAIWHFSNGVDLEDEGNSQAVRTVYTYLIENAEELPQTAEPAPALSITPGTASGTAGETVGEFLIQTNASSIPVDLQAPEGVQLVDLETGETVTEVGNGDTVGFAVPADAEAGQASFSLEASATVATGRLFKGDEESQPTQTLITAEGGETSVSASASADWTVGGGETPPESPEPSEPESPEPSEPESPEPTPSDKPSEPADKPSEPADDQNEPTLPVTGGALAGLVAAGVAALGAGGGAIYLSRKRKAANSQDLEG, encoded by the coding sequence TTGAGTATCTCCTCCCTCCCCCGCACCGTCGGCCGTACCGGCCTGGCGGCCACCGCAGCCGCGTTCCTGGCCTTCGGCCTGGCCGCCCCCGCGGCCGCGGACCCCGCGGAGACCTACGATGGTGCCGTCCGCGGGAAGTACATCGGCAACGCCGAGAACGGCGCCGACGTCCGCATGACCGGCGAAACCATCGGCACCCGCCTCTTCAACCTGGAGCTCGAAGACGGCACGGTCCTGACGACCTACTGCATCGACTTCGAGACCCAGATCCGCGGCGGCGCCTTCTACAACGAGGACGACTGGGCCAACTACCCCGGCAAGGGCGAGTTCGCCGCGCCCGCCAAGGTCCACTGGATCCTGCAAAACGCCTACCCGGCCCTGAGCGCCGAGGAGCTGGGCGCGGCCGCCGGTGTCGAGGGCCTGAGCCAGCGGGACGCCCTGGGCGCCACCCAGGCCGCGATCTGGCACTTCAGCAACGGCGTGGACCTCGAGGACGAGGGCAACTCCCAGGCTGTCAGGACGGTCTACACCTACCTGATCGAGAACGCCGAGGAGCTGCCGCAGACCGCCGAGCCCGCCCCGGCCCTGAGCATCACGCCGGGCACGGCCTCCGGCACCGCCGGCGAGACCGTCGGTGAGTTCCTCATCCAGACCAACGCCAGCTCCATCCCGGTGGACCTCCAGGCCCCCGAGGGCGTCCAGCTGGTCGACCTGGAGACCGGCGAGACCGTCACCGAGGTCGGCAACGGTGACACCGTCGGCTTCGCCGTCCCGGCCGACGCCGAGGCGGGCCAGGCCAGCTTCTCCCTGGAGGCCAGCGCGACCGTCGCGACCGGCCGCCTGTTCAAGGGGGACGAGGAGTCCCAGCCGACCCAGACCCTGATCACCGCCGAGGGCGGCGAGACCAGCGTGTCCGCGTCCGCCTCGGCCGACTGGACCGTGGGCGGCGGCGAGACCCCGCCGGAGTCCCCGGAGCCCAGCGAGCCGGAGTCCCCCGAGCCCAGCGAGCCCGAGAGCCCGGAGCCGACCCCGAGCGACAAGCCCTCCGAGCCCGCCGACAAGCCGTCCGAGCCCGCCGACGACCAGAACGAGCCGACCCTGCCGGTGACCGGTGGCGCGCTCGCTGGCCTGGTCGCCGCCGGTGTGGCCGCCCTGGGCGCCGGTGGTGGCGCCATCTACCTGAGCCGCAAGCGCAAGGCCGCCAACAGCCAGGACCTGGAGGGCTAA
- a CDS encoding Clp protease N-terminal domain-containing protein, with protein sequence MTKPSARRSILNRGFDRIAISGAASREAARAGRTEVGFEHLFLGVLVTGGPGARLLMDSGVGLAEARAAIDGLLREDLALLGVDVTVPVPSDEEEKGWLRFTPRLEEIEYDVPLAGGDAALLTALIDDEGGRVRRVLDRLGADTDRIRRDLGALAESPQAPEPSPADGDATAEQPPEGWEYTNYDLEVPVAAGRVWELVSDPERRGEWDPASGSSRQLGDGVVELTNRLTEDAVRESITHSVPGREVTWTQEGSERALRILIEPLGERSRLRLRWSWRNGLKHRAVANRVVKWIAWQNVRGRAQSIAQAAAS encoded by the coding sequence ATGACGAAACCGTCGGCGAGACGGAGCATCCTCAACAGGGGCTTCGACCGGATCGCGATCTCCGGGGCCGCGAGCCGCGAGGCCGCCCGCGCGGGCCGCACCGAAGTCGGCTTCGAGCACCTGTTCCTGGGAGTGCTGGTCACCGGCGGACCGGGGGCCCGCCTGCTCATGGACTCCGGGGTGGGCCTGGCGGAGGCGCGCGCGGCGATCGACGGGCTCCTCCGCGAGGACCTCGCCCTGTTGGGCGTCGACGTCACCGTGCCGGTCCCGTCCGACGAGGAGGAGAAGGGATGGCTCCGGTTCACTCCCCGCCTGGAGGAGATCGAGTACGACGTCCCGCTGGCCGGGGGTGACGCGGCCCTGCTCACGGCCCTGATCGACGACGAGGGCGGCCGGGTGCGGCGGGTCCTGGACCGGCTGGGCGCGGACACCGACCGGATCCGGCGCGACCTCGGCGCGTTGGCGGAGAGTCCGCAGGCCCCGGAGCCGTCCCCGGCGGACGGCGACGCCACCGCCGAACAGCCGCCCGAGGGGTGGGAGTACACGAACTACGACCTCGAGGTGCCCGTGGCGGCCGGCCGGGTGTGGGAACTGGTCAGCGACCCGGAGCGCCGGGGCGAGTGGGATCCGGCCTCCGGTTCGTCGCGGCAGCTCGGGGACGGCGTCGTGGAGCTGACCAACAGACTCACGGAGGACGCGGTCAGGGAGTCGATCACGCACAGCGTGCCCGGCCGTGAGGTCACCTGGACGCAGGAGGGCAGCGAACGCGCGCTGCGGATCCTCATCGAACCGCTGGGGGAGCGCTCCAGGCTGCGCCTGCGCTGGTCCTGGCGCAACGGCCTGAAGCACCGGGCCGTCGCCAACCGCGTGGTCAAGTGGATCGCCTGGCAGAACGTCCGGGGGCGCGCCCAGTCCATCGCCCAGGCCGCCGCGTCGTAG
- a CDS encoding thioester domain-containing protein has protein sequence MTYVSLPHSVGRATLAASAAALLAFGLAAPASADPVETYEGSVRAQYPATAASGVDVRINGEMESTSLFDLRLENGTALTAYCIDLETRIKDNAWYLEDDWANYPGRGDFAEPGKVHWILQNSYPTVSAAQLAENAGLNRGNARHFGDEEAIAATQAAIWHFSNGAEVTANDPNGVRAVYDYLVGEAQDLPQEPGPTLSITPGEASGSAGETIGEFLVETSDADGIEVSVQAPEGVEVELVDLETGQPVTTVNNGDTVGLAVPEGAAEGTASFSLETTATVRSGRLFKGEEEYQPTQTLITAQDSEVTVSASASVSWTGGGETPPPTEEPSEEPSEEPSEPESPEPTPSDEPSEPVDKPSEPADDQNEPSLPVTGGALVGLVAAGVAALGAGGGALYLSRRRKAAGSQDLEG, from the coding sequence GTGACGTACGTGTCCCTCCCCCATTCCGTCGGGCGCGCGACTCTCGCCGCCTCCGCCGCCGCGCTCCTCGCCTTCGGGCTCGCCGCTCCGGCCTCCGCCGACCCGGTGGAGACCTACGAGGGCTCCGTCCGCGCCCAGTACCCCGCCACCGCCGCGTCCGGCGTGGACGTTCGGATCAACGGTGAGATGGAGAGCACGAGTCTCTTCGACCTCCGGTTGGAGAACGGCACCGCCCTCACCGCCTACTGCATCGACCTTGAGACCAGGATCAAGGACAACGCCTGGTACCTGGAGGACGACTGGGCGAACTACCCGGGCAGGGGCGACTTCGCGGAGCCGGGCAAGGTGCACTGGATCCTCCAGAACAGCTACCCGACCGTCAGCGCCGCCCAGCTCGCCGAGAACGCGGGGCTGAATCGGGGCAACGCCCGCCACTTCGGTGATGAAGAGGCGATCGCCGCCACCCAGGCCGCCATCTGGCACTTCAGCAACGGCGCCGAGGTGACCGCGAACGACCCGAACGGCGTCAGGGCGGTCTATGACTACCTGGTCGGGGAAGCCCAGGACCTCCCGCAGGAGCCCGGTCCGACCCTGAGCATCACCCCGGGCGAGGCCTCCGGCAGCGCGGGCGAGACGATCGGCGAGTTCCTCGTCGAGACCAGCGACGCGGACGGCATCGAGGTCAGCGTCCAGGCCCCCGAGGGTGTCGAGGTCGAGCTGGTCGACCTGGAGACCGGCCAGCCCGTCACCACGGTCAACAACGGTGACACCGTCGGCCTGGCCGTTCCGGAGGGCGCGGCGGAGGGCACCGCCTCCTTCTCCCTGGAGACCACGGCCACCGTGCGGTCCGGCCGCCTGTTCAAGGGCGAGGAGGAGTACCAGCCGACCCAGACCCTGATCACCGCCCAGGACAGCGAGGTCACCGTCTCCGCCTCGGCCTCGGTCTCCTGGACCGGCGGCGGCGAGACCCCGCCCCCCACGGAGGAGCCGAGCGAGGAGCCCTCCGAGGAGCCGAGCGAGCCCGAGAGCCCGGAGCCGACCCCGAGCGACGAGCCCTCCGAGCCCGTCGACAAGCCGTCCGAGCCCGCCGACGACCAGAACGAGCCCAGCCTGCCGGTGACCGGTGGCGCGCTCGTCGGCCTGGTCGCCGCCGGTGTGGCCGCGCTCG